A DNA window from Pyrus communis chromosome 3, drPyrComm1.1, whole genome shotgun sequence contains the following coding sequences:
- the LOC137729276 gene encoding uncharacterized protein: protein MSSSPREKPSPATESLSEQHESVLRLEEDEGEDEDEEEDVDFNPFLKGTLSPEASSSLSSDVEGLDGEVVDSSRNTVETARINSLIVACEAQKCSVGDPEHGEEETVMQTTVSPDGASANEFEKTARNFNSEAVQEKDEVSSREADANDAIVGELSNTEDVPKLTVDLDDEDEDAICKRTRARYSLASFTLDELETFLQETDDEDDLQNVNDEEEYRKFLTAVLQGEGDEQSTKENENADDEDEDNDADFEIELEELLESDGDENSRDKSVDENGEAGRRPKTRQNKCQKEPAQCKKKNLGQTKRPLRPLLPVLPKGPMSCFSNQAGRTLMRGTASSCLSSTVSERSINGFTAHQIGQLHCLIHEHVQLLIQVFSLCALDYSRQHIASQVKKLISEMLQKRDEVLTWKNVPYPTVCFFPSVPTEFPNSYTTQSSLASSLTFDALRECSLNNHMAVSPNISPSNGRREGVPNGQVGISQNIGGSFWVPSVSGPVLSVLDVGTLSLVGRYMDEVNTAVQENRRCYVETSSDTRLEKEPLFPFSSFQLGGLANCESVSGTGSSASNVAPSSSSQRPPKKSLAATIVESTKKQSLALVPKDISKLAQRFFPLFNPALFPYKPPTGAVANRILFTDAEDELLALGMMEHNTDWKAIQQRFLPCKTKHQIFVRQKNRCSSKAPENPIKAVRRMKNSPLTAEEIACIQEGLKACKYDWLSIWKYIVPHRDPSLLPRQWRIAIGTQKSYKVDESKKEKRRLYESKRRKEKNADLTSWQNSSEKEDCQAEKSGGENSADGLTDNNAGETYVHEAFLADWRPGTSCEERNPHSGTLSQGAIHEWVNVFGQKEAPRTQTVSQYPHGQSQITGVRHFASGTTPANHSVSQLYYRPYRARRTNGAQLVKLAPQLPPVNLPPSVRVVSQSAFRGSLRGASSTVSASGGGCGAAATHNLFSQPSKAGRFGTSDVITASHAKSSSLKDTVSTLCPEDSRIIKDKCVEEGRDVDSDLQMHPLLFQAPEDGRLPYFPLNCRNSNSSTFSFLSANQPQLHLSLFHNPHQGNHVDGFDKSLKTPNSTSRAIDFHPLMQRTDCVSSATVTTCSTAPLSVGSGGNHSQDQYPSDTGRLHLPVNADSQSMATNEKANELDLEIHLSSTSKKEKPSKRRDVAANNSIRSRIMAPEMITQCANRPLLRHAENSSASGSELVIPSNDISRYSIDDIGDQSQHDIQMEQEELSDSDEENEENEENVEFECEEMTDSEGEGGSACEEVAEMQNKDVPTYAMKRPATTDPDGKECEPNATYHPQDNIHRIPNLDDASNSSWLSLDSCAPDRPLHMMSKYDEGTMDSSFSANDSQSSRPLRSCKKAKLSTREGATPKQAVDMTHQLSLGPPSNPTARKPKKRVSRASTCLNIGLTVENSGSDG from the exons ATGTCTTCATCTCCTCGCGAAAAGCCTTCTCCTGCTACTGAGAGCTTGAGTGAGCAGCATGAGAGTGTATTGAGACTTGAGGAGGATGAGGGTGAAGATGaggacgaagaagaagatgtaGATTTCAATCCTTTTTTAAAAGGAACTCTTTCGCCAGAAGCTTCTTCTAGTCTGAGCTCTGATGTTGAAGGTTTAGATGGTGAAGTTGTTGACAGCAGCAGAAACACTGTTGAAACTGCCAGGATTAATTCGTTGATTGTGGCTTGTGAGGCACAAAAGTGTTCTGTCGGGGACCCAGAGCATGGGGAGGAAGAAACTGTGATGCAAACTACTGTTTCTCCTGACGGTGCATCTGCAAATGAGTTTGAAAAGACTGCCAGAAATTTTAACAGTGAAGCTGTTCAAGAAAAGGATGAAGTCTCAAGCAGGGAAGCTGATGCTAATGATGCTATAGTAGGAGAGTTGAGTAACACAGAAGACGTCCCAAAGCTTACTGTGGACTTAGATGATGAGGATGAAGATGCTATCTGTAAACGCACCAGGGCCCGCTATTCATTAGCAAGTTTCACACTTGATGAACTTGAGACTTTTCTTCAAGAAACAGATGATGAGGACGACCTCCAAAATGTTAACGATGAAGAAGAATACAGGAAATTCCTCACTGCTGTTTTACAGGGTGAAGGTGACGAGCAGTCaactaaagaaaatgaaaatgctGATGACGAAGATGAGGATAATGATGCAGACTTTGAGATAGAACTTGAAGAGTTACTTGAGAGTGACGGGGATGAGAATTCTAGGGACAAAAGTGTAGATGAGAATGGGGAAGCTGGAAGACGACCAAAGACTAGGCAGAATAAGTGTCAAAAAGAACCTGCCCAGTGTAAGAAGAAGAATTTAGGACAGACAAAAAGGCCATTGCGCCCCCTTCTACCGGTTTTGCCAAAGGGACCAATGTCCTGTTTCTCTAATCAGGCCGGCAGAACTTTAATGCGTGGAACAGCTTCAAGCTGTTTGTCTTCCACAGTATCAGAACGTTCTATAAATGGATTCACTGCCCACCAGATTGGCCAGTTGCACTGCTTGATCCATGAACATGTGCAGCTACTTATTCAAGTATTTTCTCTATGTGCCCTTGATTACTCTCGGCAACATATTGCCTCCCAGGTTAAAAAATTGATCTCTGAGATGCTCCAGAAGCGTGACGAAGTACTGACATGGAAAAATGTACCGTATCCTACTGTTTGCTTTTTCCCATCAGTACCAACTGAATTCCCTAATTCCTACACAACACAAAGTTCCTTAGCATCATCCCTCACATTTGATGCACTTAGAGAGTGTTCCTTGAATAATCATATGGCAGTTTCCCCAAATATTTCTCCTTCCAATGGTAGACGTGAAGGTGTTCCTAATGGGCAGGTGGGCATTTCCCAGAATATTGGGGGTTCTTTCTGGGTGCCCTCTGTAAGTGGTCCTGTGCTATCTGTCTTGGATGTAGGTACACTTAGTTTAGTTGGAAGATACATGGATGAAGTCAATACAG CTGTTCAGGAAAATCGACGGTGTTATGTGGAAACTAGTTCCGATACTCGCCTCGAAAAGGAGCCTTTGTTTCCCTTTTCTAGCTTTCAATTAGGTGGTCTGGCCAATTGCGAATCTGTAAGTGGAACTGGTTCCTCGGCTTCCAATGTGGCTCCATCTTCATCTAGTCAACGACCACCCAAGAAGTCACTGGCTGCTACCATTGTTGAAAGCACCAAGAAGCAATCACTTGCTTTAGTTCCAAAGGACATATCAAAGTTAGCCCAGAGGTTTTTTCCTTTGTTCAATCCAGCATTATTTCCCTATAAACCACCCACAGGAGCAGTCGCAAACCGGATACTTTTCACTGATGCAGAAGACGA ATTATTAGCATTGGGGATGATGGAACATAATACGGATTGGAAGGCAATTCAACAACGCTTTCTTCCTTGCAAAACTAAGCACCAG ATTTTTGTTAGGCAGAAAAACCGCTGCTCATCAAAAGCACCAGAAAATCCCATAAAG GCAGTAAGGAGGATGAAAAACTCACCTTTGACTGCGGAAGAGATAGCATGTATTCAGGAG GGACTTAAGGCTTGTAAATATGATTGGTTGTCCATATGGAAATACATTGTCCCACATAGAGATCCATCCTTGTTGCCTCGGCAGTGGCGTATTGCTATTGGGACTCAGAAGTCATATAAGGTTGACGAGTCAAAAAAGGAGAAGAGACGATTATATGAAtcaaaaagaaggaaggaaaagaatgCAGATTTGACAAGTTGGCAAAATTCATCCGAGAAAGAG GACTGCCAAGCTGAAAAGTCTGGTGGAGAGAACAGCGCAGATGGTTTGACCGACAATAATGCAGGTGAAACTTATGTTCATGAGGCGTTTTTAGCAGATTGGAGACCGGGTACTTCCTGTGAAGAAAGAAACCCTCATAGTGGTACCCTATCACAAGGTGCTATCCATGAATGGGTaaatgtttttgggcagaaGGAAGCTCCTCGAACCCAGACCGTGTCACAGTATCCGCATGGTCAATCTCAAATCACTGGTGTTAGACATTTTGCATCCGGTACCACACCAGCGAATCATTCTGTTTCTCAACTCTATTATCGGCCGTATCGAGCTCGTAGAACCAATGGTGCACAACTAGTTAAGCTAGCACCGCAATTGCCTCCTGTGAATCTTCCACCGTCTGTTCGTGTAGTCTCACAATCTGCCTTCAGAGGTTCTTTACGTGGGGCATCTTCCACAGTTTCTGCTTctggaggtggttgtggtgctgCTGCAACACACAATCTTTTTTCTCAACCTTCTAAAGCTGGAAGGTTTGGGACCTCTGATGTCATAACAGCTTCACATGCTAAAAGTAGTTCTCTGAAAGACACTGTTTCAACGTTGTGTCCAGAAGATTCTAGAATTATCAAGGATAAATGTGTAGAGGAAGGAAGAGATGTTGATTCTGATCTTCAGATGCATCCTCTGCTGTTCCAGGCCCCTGAAGATGGACGTCTGCCCTATTTCCCGTTGAACTGCAGAAACAGCAATTCCAGTACTTTCAGTTTTCTTTCAGCAAATCAGCCTCAGCTACATTTAAGCCTTTTTCATAATCCTCATCAAGGAAACCATGTTGATGGTTTTGACAAGTCACTGAAGACACCCAACTCAACATCTCGTGCCATTGATTTCCATCCACTTATGCAAAGAACTGACTGTGTAAGTAGTGCCACAGTAACAACATGCTCAACCGCACCCCTGTCTGTCGGTTCAGGAGGAAACCATTCTCAAGATCAATATCCTTCCGATACTGGTCGACTTCATTTGCCGGTCAATGCTGATTCACAGTCTATGGCCACTAATGAGAAAGCTAATGAACTGGACTTGGAGATCCACCTAAGTTCTACatccaaaaaggaaaaaccttCAAAAAGGAGAGATGTCGCTGCAAATAATTCCATTAGATCAAGAATAATGGCGCCAGAGATGATAACTCAATGTGCTAATCGTCCATTGCTTCGGCATGCTGAAAATTCTTCAGCAAGTGGCAGCGAACTTGTTATACCAAGTAATGATATCAGCAGGTACAGTATAGATGATATAGGTGACCAGTCTCAACATGATATCCAGATGGAACAGGAAGAGTTGAGCGactctgatgaagaaaatgaagaaaacgaagaaaatGTTGAGTTTGAGTGTGAGGAGATGACTGATTCTGAAGGAGAGGGGGGATCGGCATGTGAAGAAGTTGCTGAGATGCAAAATAAG GATGTTCCAACGTATGCGATGAAAAGACCTGCAACAACAGATCCTGATGGCAAGGAGTGTGAACCAAATGCCACTTATCATCCTCAGGACAATATTCACAGAATTCCTAACTTGGACGATGCCAGTAATTCTTCCTGGCTAAGTTTGGATTCGTGTGCACCAGATCGCCCTCTGCACATGATGTCTAAGTACGATGAAGGTACAATGGACAGCAGTTTTTCTGCCAATGACTCGCAGTCATCTCGTCCTCTTCGCTCTTGTAAGAAAGCGAAACTAAGCACAAGGGAAGGTGCAACACCGAAACAAGCTGTGGACATGACGCACCAACTGAGCCTGGGTCCTCCATCAAATCCAACTGCGAGGAAACCCAAGAAGCGTGTATCGAGAGCCAGTACATGTTTGAACATAGGATTGACTGTAGAAAACTCCGGCAGTGATGGCTAA
- the LOC137727604 gene encoding protein S40-4, with protein MADWSGMMSKSSGFGGERNGEDFEEEDVWGFVKERENSSPKKLRNSKNNSSSTSSSSSSSSASAWRLPTAARTIPWAHNNRPADHEVQKSAPVAIPDWSKIYGKSAEIGSWVHDDDDVYGVNGDGDGDGGVIGDGDDDDMVPPHEWVARKLARSQISSFSVCEGIGRTLKGRDLSKVRNAVLTKTGFLE; from the coding sequence ATGGCAGATTGGAGTGGTATGATGAGCAAAAGCAGTGGTTTTGGTGGGGAAAGAAATGGTGAagattttgaagaagaagatgtgtGGGGTTTTGTAAAGGAGAGGGAAAACTCAAGTCCCAAGAAGCTGAGGAATTCCAAAAATAATAGCTcctctacttcttcttcttcctcttcctcctctgcATCTGCATGGCGCCTACCTACTGCTGCAAGAACAATCCCATGGGCCCATAATAATCGTCCAGCTGACCATGAAGTCCAAAAATCAGCTCCTGTGGCAATCCCTGATTGGTCAAAAATTTATGGCAAGAGTGCCGAGATTGGTTCTTGGGttcatgatgatgatgatgtgtaTGGTGTCAATGGGGATGgcgatggtgatggtggtgtcattggtgatggtgatgatgatgacatGGTTCCTCCACATGAATGGGTTGCCAGAAAGCTTGCAAGAAGCCAGATTTCATCATTTTCTGTGTGTGAAGGGATTGGAAGAACACTCAAAGGAAGAGATCTCAGCAAAGTAAGGAATGCTGTTTTGACTAAAACTGGTTTCCTAGAGTAA
- the LOC137728766 gene encoding ATP synthase gamma chain, chloroplastic: MSCSNLTMWVSSKPSLSDASALSCRSFIAPLQLPSQNSLPASRSSSVTPVQCGLRELRERISSVKNTQKITEAMKLVAAAKVRRAQEAVVNGRPFSETLVEVLYNINEQLQVEDIDAPLTKVRPVKKVALVVITGDRGLCGGFNNMIIKKAERRIAELKALGLEFTIISVGKKGNSYFLRRPYIPVDKFLEGTNLPTAKEAQAIADDVFSLFVSEEVDKVELLYTKFVSLVKSDPVIHTLLPLSPKGEICDINGVCVDAVDDEFFRLTTKEGKLTVERDVIKTQTVDFTPVLQFEQDPVQILDALLPLYLNSQILRALQESLASELAARMTAMSNATDNAVELKKTLSQAYNRQRQAKITGEILEIVSGANALV, encoded by the coding sequence ATGTCTTGCTCGAATTTGACAATGTGGGTGTCCTCAAAACCCTCCCTTTCCGACGCCTCCGCCCTCTCCTGCCGCTCCTTCATCGCCCCTCTTCAGCTTCCCTCCCAAAACTCCCTTCCCGCCTCGCGATCGTCATCTGTGACACCGGTTCAATGCGGTCTACGCGAGCTTCGAGAGCGTATTTCATCAGTGAAGAACACGCAGAAGATCACTGAGGCTATGAAGCTTGTGGCAGCCGCCAAAGTCCGCCGAGCTCAAGAGGCTGTCGTTAATGGCAGACCCTTCTCGGAAACCCTAGTTGAAGTTCTTTACAACATCAATGAGCAGCTCCAAGTGGAAGACATTGATGCTCCTCTGACCAAAGTTAGGCCAGTCAAGAAAGTTGCTCTCGTTGTCATAACCGGGGATCGCGGTCTTTGCGGAGGGTTCAACAATATGATCATCAAAAAAGCAGAGAGAAGAATAGCGGAATTGAAGGCTCTTGGTCTCGAATTCACCATCATCAGCGTCGGTAAAAAGGGTAACTCGTATTTCCTCCGCCGGCCTTACATTCCGGTTGATAAGTTTCTCGAGGGAACCAACCTCCCAACCGCCAAAGAAGCGCAGGCCATCGCCGATGATGTTTTCTCCCTTTTCGTGAGCGAAGAGGTCGACAAAGTCGAGCTTTTGTACACGAAATTCGTGTCGCTGGTTAAATCCGACCCTGTGATTCACACCCTGCTTCCACTCTCGCCAAAAGGAGAGATTTGCGACATCAATGGCGTTTGTGTGGACGCCGTGGATGATGAGTTCTTCAGGCTGACAACAAAGGAAGGGAAATTGACAGTGGAGAGAGATGTCATCAAGACGCAGACCGTGGATTTCACTCCGGTTTTACAGTTTGAGCAGGATCCGGTTCAGATTCTCGACGCTTTGCTGCCCTTGTACCTCAACAGTCAGATTTTGAGGGCATTGCAGGAGTCTCTAGCCAGTGAGCTTGCTGCTAGGATGACCGCTATGAGCAATGCAACCGATAACGCTGTTGAGTTGAAGAAAACCTTGTCGCAGGCCTACAATCGGCAGCGCCAGGCAAAAATCACCGGAGAGATTTTGGAGATTGTTTCGGGTGCCAACGCTTTGGTCTAG
- the LOC137729030 gene encoding starch synthase 3, chloroplastic/amyloplastic-like — MEVSIQAQRPLSCRGIFQQRGSNLKLKPFTGFPPHGRYSSWFKGNLANGVSYQITARSADFSRRRERKVSPGSKGLVPKNPVGTSGQKTNQRNIGDKKGITSLTSSELDGKNKKTLESRVDTRRELVVEPSEESDVEEKRIDETSSKVEESSSVSKPSSRGIQGIKNGSVGKVLDDLADTDKGIDASEKLTNEVSLKLKLEREEKLRKEEIARLAEENFSRGNKIFVYPQVVKPDQDIEVFLNRSISTLSNEPEVQMMGAFNDWRWKSFNFRLNKTQLKGDWWSCQFHVPKESYKIDFVFFNGQNVYDNNDAKNFWITVEGGMDLLAFEDFLLEEKRKEQEKLAKEQAERERQAEEQRRIEAEKAASEADRAQAKAEIVKRRQMVQELIKKAVRSVEDVWHIEPREFKGEDLVKFYYNRSSGPLAHAKELWIHGGHNGWTDGLSIVERLVSSERKDGDWWYANVVVPEQAVVLDWVFADGPPQNAVLYDNNHRHDFHAMVPKSIPEELDWVEEEHQIYKKLQEERRLKEEAIRAKVERTARMKAEMKERTLKRFLLSQKHIVYTEPLDVQAGNKATVFYNPANTVLNGKPEVWFRGSFNRWTHRKGPLQPQKMLPAENGSRVKTIVPVPLDAYMMDFVFSETEDGGLFDNNNGMDYHIPVFRGVAKEPPMNIVHIAVEMAPIAKVGGLGDVVTSLSRAVQDLNHHVDIILPKYDCLNFSNVKEFQYNRSFSWGGTEIKVWFGKVEGVSVYFLEPQNRFFDTGCVYGCKNDAERFGFFCHAALEFLLQSGFHPDIIHCHDWSSAPVAWLFKDHYMHYGLSKARVVFTIHNLEFGTHFIGKAVAYSDKSTTVSNTYAKEVSGNPAIASHLYKFHGIINGIDQDIWDPYDDKFIPISYTSENVVEGKQAAKEALQQRLGLKTADLPVVGIITRLTRQKGIHLIKHAIKRTLERNGQVVLLGSAPDPRIQNDFVNLANQLHSSHADRARLCLTYDEPLSHLIYAGADFILVPSIFEPCGLTQLIAMRYGSIPVVRKTGGLYDTVFDVDHDKERADAEGVEPNGFSFDGADAAGVDYALNRAISAWYDGRDWFNSLCKTVMEQDWSWNKPALDYMELYHAARKE; from the exons ATGGAGGTTTCTATACAAGCACAGAGGCCACTCAGTTGCAGAGGAATTTTCCAACAGAGAGGAAGCAACTTAAAGCTCAAACCTTTCACTGGATTCCCTCCCCATGGAAGA TATTCTTCATGGTTCAAAGGAAACCTGGCAAATGGGGTTTCATACCAAATTACTGCCCGTTCAGCCG ATTTTTCAAGGAGGAGAGAAAGAAAAGTGTCTCCGGGTTCAAAGGGATTAGTGCCGAAAAACCCAGTAGGAACTAGCGGCCAGAAGACGAATCAAAGGAATATTGGGGACAAAAAGGGTATTACATCTTTGACATCCAGTGAACTTGAtgggaaaaataagaaaacacttGAATCAAGAGTTGACACCAGAAGAGAATTGGTAGTTGAACCTTCAGAAGAGAGCGATGTTGAGGAAAAAAGAATTGATGAAACGAGTAGTAAGGTTGAGGAATCATCTTCAGTTAGCAAGCCATCAAGTAGGGGAATTCAAGGGATAAAAAATGGGAGTGTAGGTAAGGTCCTTGATGACTTGGCAGACACTGATAAAGGCATTGATGCTAGTGAAAAGTTAACGAATGAAGTTTCTTTAAAGTTAAAGTTGGAGAGGGAAGAAAAATTGCGTAAAGAGGAAATTGCGAGGCTTGCtgaggagaacttctcaagaggGAACAAAATCTTTGTCTATCCTCAGGTGGTGAAACCTGATCAAGACATAGAAGTGTTCCTTAATAGAAGTATATCAACCCTAAGCAATGAGCCAGAGGTTCAGATGATGGGTGCCTTTAACGACTGGCGTTGGAAATCTTTTAACTTCAGGTTGAACAAAACACAACTCAAAGGGGATTGGTGGTCTTGCCAGTTTCATGTTCCTAAAGAATCTTATAAGATAGACTTTGTGTTCTTCAATGGGCAAAATGTTTATGACAATAATGATGCGAAAAATTTCTGGATAACTGTGGAAGGTGGAATGGACCTCTTGGCATTTGAAGATTTCTTACTTGAGGAGAAGCGTAAAGAACAAGAGAAACTTGCAAAGGAGCAAGCTGAGAGGGAAAGGCAAGCAGAAGAGCAGAGGCGAATCGAAGCAGAGAAGGCAGCAAGTGAAGCTGACAGAGCACAGGCAAAGGCAGAGATTGTAAAGAGACGACAAATGGTGCAAGAGTTGATCAAAAAGGCTGTAAGGTCTGTAGAAGACGTTTGGCACATAGAGCCTAGAGAGTTTAAAGGTGAGGACTTGGTGAAGTTTTACTATAACCGAAGCTCGGGTCCTCTTGCTCATGCTAAGGAACTATGGATTCATGGGGGGCATAATGGTTGGACAGATGGATTGTCAATTGTTGAAAGACTTGTTAGCTCTGAGAGAAAGGATGGTGACTGGTGGTATGCCAATG TTGTTGTACCTGAACAAGCTGTTGTCTTGGATTGGGTTTTTGCTGATGGACCACCTCAGAATGCCGTTCTATATGATAACAACCACCGTCATGATTTCCATGCTATGGTTCCAAAATCCATTCCTGAGGAACTAGATTGGGTTGAGGAAGAACACCAGATATATAAGAAGCTCCAGGAGGAGAGGAGATTAAAGGAGGAGGCAATCCGTGCCAAG GTCGAAAGAACAGCTCGTATGAAAGCAGAAATGAAGGAAAGAACTTTGAAAAGGTTTTTGCTGTCTCAGAAGCATATAGTATACACTGAGCCTCTTGATGTTCAAGCTGGAAACAAGGCGACAGTTTTCTACAATCCTGCCAACACAGTTCTGAATGGAAAGCCTGAGGTTTGGTTCAGAGGATCATTTAACCGTTGGACCCACCGCAAGGGTCCATTGCAACCACAGAAGATGTTACCTGCAGAGAATGGTTCTCGTGTCAAAACAATTG TTCCAGTCCCACTCGATGCATACATGATGGACTTTGTTTTCTCTGAGACGGAAGATGGTGGACTTTTTGACAACAATAATGGCATGGATTACCACATTCCGGTGTTTAGAGGAGTTGCGAAGGAGCCACCAATGAACATTGTACATATTGCTGTTGAAATGGCCCCCATTGCAAAG GTTGGAGGCCTTGGTGACGTTGTTACCAGTCTCTCACGAGCTGTGCAAGACTTAAATCACCACGTTGACATCATTCTTCCAAAATATGATTGTTTGAACTTTAGCAAT GTGAAGGAGTTTCAGTATAACAGAAGCTTCTCTTGGGGTGGAACTGAAATAAAAGTTTGGTTTGGGAAAGTGGAAGGCGTTTCAGTGTACTTTTTGGAACCTCAAAACAG ATTCTTTGATACAGGTTGCGTATATGGCTGTAAAAATGATGCAGAGAGATTTGGTTTCTTTTGCCATGCTGCGCTAGAATTTCTACTTCAAAGTGGATTTCATCCT GATATCATTCATTGCCATGATTGGTCTAGTGCACCTGTTGCCTGGTTATTTAAAGATCATTACATGCATTATGGTCTCAGTAAAGCTCGGGTTGTCTTCACAATTCATAACCTTGAGTTTGGAACGCACTTCATTGGTAAAGCTGTGGCATACTCAGACAAATCCACAACA GTATCCAACACTTACGCTAAGGAGGTATCTGGAAATCCTGCAATCGCTTCTCATCTTTACAAGTTTCATGGTATAATAAATGGAATTGACCAAGATATATGGGATCCATACGATGATAAGTTCATTCCT ATATCATATACTTCTGAAAATGTTGTTGAAGGCAAACAAGCTGCCAAGGAAGCCTTGCAACAAAGGCTTGGTCTGAAAACAGCTGATCTCCCTGTAGTAGGTATTATTACGCGCTTAACTCGCCAGAAAGGAATCCATCTCATCAAGCATGCCATTAAGCGCACCTTGGAACGCAATGGACAG GTTGTATTGCTTGGTTCAGCTCCAGATCCTCGTATCCAAAATGATTTTGTAAATTTGGCAAATCAGTTACATTCTTCTCATGCTGATCGTGCTCGCCTTtgtttgacttatgatgagccACTGTCGCATTTG ATATACGCTGGTGCTGATTTCATCTTAGTTCCTTCAATTTTTGAGCCGTGCGGTCTCACCCAACTCATAGCAATGAGATATGGTTCTATACCTGTTGTTCGAAAAACTGGAG GACTTTATGATACGGTATTTGATGTTGACCATGATAAAGAGAGAGCAGACGCCGAGGGTGTCGAGCCAAATGGTTTCAGCTTCGATGGAGCTGATGCTGCTGGTGTCGATTATGCTCTTAATAG GGCAATCTCCGCTTGGTATGATGGTCGGGATTGGTTTAACTCGTTGTGCAAGACGGTGATGGAGCAAGATTGGTCTTGGAACAAACCAGCTCTCGACTATATGGAGCTTTACCACGCAGCACGGAAGGAGTGA